From the Raphanus sativus cultivar WK10039 unplaced genomic scaffold, ASM80110v3 Scaffold0768, whole genome shotgun sequence genome, one window contains:
- the LOC108819732 gene encoding transcription factor TGA3-like isoform X2: protein MMMSSSSSTNTQAVPFRDMGMYEPFQQLSGWENTFNTITSNNDNNNQTSSTVHEVDAAARTEADVNNKGNYTSLYNNSIEAEPSSNNDQDEVHIDDKTKRRLAQNREAARKSRLRKKAHVQQLEESRLKLSQLEQELVRARQQGLCVRNPSDDATYLGPAGTVNTGIAAFEMEYKHWLEEQSKRVGEIRTALGAHISDVELKMLVDVCLNHYASLFRMKADAAKADVFFLISGMWRTSTERFFQWIGGFRPSELLNVVMPYIEPLTDQQLLEVRNLQQSSQQAEEALSQGLDKLQQGLVENVGVVESVNQGAQMASAMESFQSLEGFVNQADHLRKQSLQQMSKILTTRQAARGLLALGEYFHRLRALSSLWAARPREGS, encoded by the exons ATG ATGATGAGCTCTTCATCTTCTACTAATACACAAGCTGTACCATTTAGAGACATGGGGATGTACGAACCGTTCCAACAGTTGTCTGGTTGGGAAAACACTTTCAACACTATAACTAGTAACAACGACAACAACAATCAGACTTCTTCCACAGTCCATGAGGTGGATGCTGCTGCTAGAACAGAAGCAGATGTTAACAATAAG GGGAACTATACCTCTTTGTATAATAACTCTATTGAAGCAGAACCTTCTAGTAACAATGATCAGGACGAAGTTCATATCGATGATAAG ACGAAACGGAGATTAGCTCAGAACAGAGAGGCTGCTCGCAAAAGTCGTTTGAGAAAGAAA GCACATGTCCAACAGTTAGAAGAAAGCAGGCTAAAGCTATCACAGCTCGAGCAGGAACTCGTGAGAGCTAGGCAGCAGGGACTATGCGTACGCAACCCCTCAGATGATGCTACTTATCTTGGACCAGCAGGGACCGTGAACACAGGGATCGCCGCGTTCGAGATGGAATACAAACACTGGCTGGAAGAACAGAGTAAGAGAGTGGGCGAGATTCGAACGGCGCTCGGAGCGCATATAAGCGACGTCGAGCTCAAAATGCTCGTCGACGTTTGCTTGAACCACTACGCGAGTCTCTTCCGCATGAAAGCTGATGCAGCCAAGGCCGACGTGTTCTTCTTGATATCCGGAATGTGGAGAACTTCGACCGAACGTTTCTTCCAGTGGATTGGAGGTTTCCGACCATCCGAGCTGTTGAATGTTGTGATGCCGTACATCGAGCCTTTAACAGATCAGCAGCTCTTGGAGGTGAGAAACCTCCAGCAGTCGTCTCAGCAAGCAGAGGAGGCGCTCTCTCAAGGCTTGGATAAGCTTCAGCAAGGTTTGGTCGAGAACGTAGGGGTTGTTGAGTCTGTGAATCAAGGAGCTCAGATGGCTTCAGCCATGGAGAGCTTTCAGTCGTTGGAGGGTTTTGTGAACCAGGCGGATCATCTGAGGAAGCAGAGTCTGCAGCAGATGAGTAAGATTCTGACGACAAGACAAGCTGCTAGAGGCTTGCTTGCTTTAGGAGAGTACTTCCACAGGCTTCGTGCTTTAAGTTCTCTTTGGGCAGCTCGTCCACGAGAAGGCAGTTAA
- the LOC108819732 gene encoding transcription factor TGA3-like isoform X1, with protein sequence MVGPGCLQNFFMMSSSSSTNTQAVPFRDMGMYEPFQQLSGWENTFNTITSNNDNNNQTSSTVHEVDAAARTEADVNNKGNYTSLYNNSIEAEPSSNNDQDEVHIDDKTKRRLAQNREAARKSRLRKKAHVQQLEESRLKLSQLEQELVRARQQGLCVRNPSDDATYLGPAGTVNTGIAAFEMEYKHWLEEQSKRVGEIRTALGAHISDVELKMLVDVCLNHYASLFRMKADAAKADVFFLISGMWRTSTERFFQWIGGFRPSELLNVVMPYIEPLTDQQLLEVRNLQQSSQQAEEALSQGLDKLQQGLVENVGVVESVNQGAQMASAMESFQSLEGFVNQADHLRKQSLQQMSKILTTRQAARGLLALGEYFHRLRALSSLWAARPREGS encoded by the exons ATGGTTGGTCCTGGTTGCTTACAGAACTTTTTT ATGATGAGCTCTTCATCTTCTACTAATACACAAGCTGTACCATTTAGAGACATGGGGATGTACGAACCGTTCCAACAGTTGTCTGGTTGGGAAAACACTTTCAACACTATAACTAGTAACAACGACAACAACAATCAGACTTCTTCCACAGTCCATGAGGTGGATGCTGCTGCTAGAACAGAAGCAGATGTTAACAATAAG GGGAACTATACCTCTTTGTATAATAACTCTATTGAAGCAGAACCTTCTAGTAACAATGATCAGGACGAAGTTCATATCGATGATAAG ACGAAACGGAGATTAGCTCAGAACAGAGAGGCTGCTCGCAAAAGTCGTTTGAGAAAGAAA GCACATGTCCAACAGTTAGAAGAAAGCAGGCTAAAGCTATCACAGCTCGAGCAGGAACTCGTGAGAGCTAGGCAGCAGGGACTATGCGTACGCAACCCCTCAGATGATGCTACTTATCTTGGACCAGCAGGGACCGTGAACACAGGGATCGCCGCGTTCGAGATGGAATACAAACACTGGCTGGAAGAACAGAGTAAGAGAGTGGGCGAGATTCGAACGGCGCTCGGAGCGCATATAAGCGACGTCGAGCTCAAAATGCTCGTCGACGTTTGCTTGAACCACTACGCGAGTCTCTTCCGCATGAAAGCTGATGCAGCCAAGGCCGACGTGTTCTTCTTGATATCCGGAATGTGGAGAACTTCGACCGAACGTTTCTTCCAGTGGATTGGAGGTTTCCGACCATCCGAGCTGTTGAATGTTGTGATGCCGTACATCGAGCCTTTAACAGATCAGCAGCTCTTGGAGGTGAGAAACCTCCAGCAGTCGTCTCAGCAAGCAGAGGAGGCGCTCTCTCAAGGCTTGGATAAGCTTCAGCAAGGTTTGGTCGAGAACGTAGGGGTTGTTGAGTCTGTGAATCAAGGAGCTCAGATGGCTTCAGCCATGGAGAGCTTTCAGTCGTTGGAGGGTTTTGTGAACCAGGCGGATCATCTGAGGAAGCAGAGTCTGCAGCAGATGAGTAAGATTCTGACGACAAGACAAGCTGCTAGAGGCTTGCTTGCTTTAGGAGAGTACTTCCACAGGCTTCGTGCTTTAAGTTCTCTTTGGGCAGCTCGTCCACGAGAAGGCAGTTAA